A genomic region of Phragmites australis chromosome 2, lpPhrAust1.1, whole genome shotgun sequence contains the following coding sequences:
- the LOC133910239 gene encoding protein JINGUBANG-like, which translates to MAMPDQDRAAMSTPLLPRPSFLSSSFSSSSFTSLSSSFSDAASAPSTANASQTMPRGPCKALAVLRDHPGSVSSLSLCGEFLLSASTGADIVAWQQPDLRRFARFGHGEGSVKALAAAGGRVFSAHQDGRVRVWRVSRRSENAFKLVAALPTARDYLGRIFRQGSYVQTRRNHRRLWIEHADSISCLAVHDGVVYSGSWDKTLKVWRIADLKCLESIRAHDDAVNAVAADGGVIYSASADGRVKAWEKGKASHFLQGVLIARDGVSWNALAVGGDRRVYAAGSDGHVVEWDRLGSRGAARWSLACDIRAHDMAVLCLCVVGDMLCTGSADKTIGLWLRQSSGELAKVGAIRGHEGPVKCLQASWCRVSNGCMVYSGSLDKSIRVWWVPNGFDGNEQQQDKCFKDQNQNEKACVFLR; encoded by the coding sequence ATGGCAATGCCGGATCAAGACCGCGCCGCCATGTCCACGCCCCTGCTCCCGCGGCCCTCCTTCCTTTCCTCATCTTTCTCCTCCTCGTCTTTCACCTCCTTGTCGTCGTCCTTCTCAGACGCCGCCTCGGCGCCCTCCACGGCGAACGCGTCGCAGACGATGCCACGGGGCCCGTGCAAGGCGCTGGCCGTGCTGCGGGACCACCCGGGCTCCGTCTCCTCCCTTTCGCTCTGCGGGGAGTTCCTGCTCAGCGCGTCCACCGGCGCCGACATCGTCGCGTGGCAGCAGCCTGACCTCCGCCGCTTCGCGCGATTCGGGCACGGGGAGGGGTCCGTCAaggcgctcgccgccgccggcgggaGGGTCTTCTCCGCGCACCAGGACGGCCGCGTCCGCGTCTGGCGCGTGTCGCGGCGGTCCGAGAACGCGTTCAAGCTCGTCGCCGCGCTGCCCACCGCCCGGGACTACCTGGGCAGGATCTTCCGACAAGGGAGCTACGTCCAGACGCGCCGCAACCACCGCCGCCTCTGGATCGAGCACGCTGACAGCATCTCCTGCCTCGCCGTGCACGACGGCGTCGTCTACTCGGGCTCCTGGGACAAGACCCTCAAGGTCTGGCGCATCGCCGACCTCAAGTGCCTCGAGTCCATACGCGCCCACGACGACGCCGTCAACGCCGTCGCCGCGGATGGCGGCGTCATCTACTCGGCCTCCGCCGACGGCCGCGTCAAAGCGTGGGAGAAAGGCAAGGCCTCACATTTCCTCCAGGGCGTCCTCATCGCGCGCGACGGTGTCTCGTGGAACGCTCTCGCGGTCGGCGGCGACCGCCGGGTGTACGCTGCGGGGTCGGACGGGCACGTAGTCGAGTGGGACCGGCTCGGCAGCAGGGGCGCCGCCCGGTGGAGTCTTGCGTGCGACATCAGGGCGCACGACATGGCCGTGCTGTGCCTGTGCGTCGTCGGCGACATGCTGTGCACGGGCTCTGCCGACAAGACCATCGGCCTGTGGCTCCGGCAGAGCAGCGGCGAGCTCGCCAAGGTGGGCGCCATCAGAGGCCACGAGGGTCCTGTCAAATGCCTGCAGGCGTCCTGGTGCAGGGTGAGCAATGGCTGCATGGTATACAGCGGGAGCCTTGACAAGAGCATCAGAGTTTGGTGGGTGCCGAATGGTTTCGATGGCAATGAGCAGCAGCAAGACAAGTGCTTCAAGGATCAGAATCAGAATGAGAAGGCCTGTGTGTTCTTGAGGTGA
- the LOC133909581 gene encoding NAC domain-containing protein 48-like translates to MEDEPHLGAEEEDEEDDDHAADLAGEEFDPTEDELVLHFLRPQLRGFPPRVAGAVVEADPCGAAPWELLARYGLRDQGHFFAARGRKKPFVRRSVGGGAWMHSATRCGQSVSDLGVVVRWCRVNFCFYVRGELGQQRSTGWIMEEYEITDPRCYRRDDEGEEDEYWVLCRVRKSKRTVAQAASPSLRDKVRRRLLAAGCWLGGEDELDPDSGVKAKSRPRRT, encoded by the coding sequence ATGGAGGATGAGCCGCATCTGggcgccgaggaagaagacgaagaagacgacgacCACGCGGCTGACCTCGCCGGAGAGGAGTTCGATCCGACGGAGGACGAGCTGGTGCTCCACTTCCTCCGGCCCCAGCTGCGCGGGTTCCCGCCGCGCGTGGCGGGTGCCGTGGTGGAGGCGGACCCCTGCGGCGCGGCGCCGTGGGAGCTCCTGGCGCGCTACGGCCTGCGCGACCAGGGCCACTTCTTCGCGGCGCGCGGGCGGAAGAAGCCCTTCGTGCGGCGGtccgtcggcggcggcgcctggaTGCACAGCGCGACCAGGTGCGGCCAGTCCGTCTCCGACTTGGGCGTCGTGGTGCGGTGGTGCAGGGTCAACTTCTGCTTCTACGTACGCGGGGAGCTCGGCCAGCAGCGGAGCACCGGGTGGATCATGGAGGAGTACGAGATAACGGACCCCCGGTGCTACCGCCGGGACGACGAAGGCGAGGAGGACGAGTACTGGGTGCTCTGCCGCGTCAGGAAGAGCAAGAGGACCGTCGCGCAGGCGGCTTCCCCATCCCTGAGGGACAAAGTGCGGAGGCGCCTGCTCGCCGCGGGATGTTGGCTAGGCGGCGAGGACGAACTCGATCCGGATTCGGGAGTGAAGGCGAAGTCACGGCCGCGGCGCACGTGA
- the LOC133909582 gene encoding crossover junction endonuclease MUS81-like isoform X1, with amino-acid sequence MAPAVPMQHKVRLPENEELARSLHEKRLSMREQPGGLKENLDLTFAKAYRNVYAAKEPIRTLKEFSKVKGVGPWLIRCMKGFFAESRQDLSPTKGIVVGKKTRGPKCHLPKKNPAASGPPGKGPPTSFGLSDCSVSIYPFSSQGAFEVQSSGTMGSAEFNIPHKDTVYIDSSILAMPPRQSGEEFLEAYEVVLILDDRENFGYRSRKVASRKVADNIHSQFNVPVEVKRLPVGDGIWIARHRKLLTEYVLDFIVERKNVADLSSSIKDNRYKDQKSRLQKCGLRKLIYLVEGDPNDSKGSVASIKTACFTTEILEGFDVLRTSGYTDTENTYGYLTLSIIEYYSTNFLNLAKSSRVCPTYEEFGGKCRGLQKKTVSQIFALQLMQVPQVTEKAALAVVEFYPTLLSLARAYFMLEGDICAQEEMLKNKSKMINAGASRNIFKLVWGDGCNLQI; translated from the exons ATGGCGCCGGCGGTGCCGATGCAGCACAAGGTGCGCCTCCCGGAGAATGAGGAGCTCGCTCGTAGCCTCCACGAGAAGCGGCTGTCGATGAGGGAGCAGCCGGGCGGTTTGAAGGAGAATCTTGACCTCACGTTCGCCAAAGCCTACCGCAACGTCTACGCCGCCAAGGAGCCTATCCGAACTCTCAAGGAGTTCTCCAAAGTCAA GGGTGTGGGACCATGGCTCATACGATGTATGAAAGGGTTCTTCGCAGAGTCCAGACAGGATTTATCTCCTACAAAAGGTATTGTAGTAG GAAAGAAAACAAGAGGACCGAAGTGTCATCTACCAAAGAAAAACCCTGCTGCTTCTGGTCCTCCTG GCAAGGGGCCTCCTACTAGCTTTGGACTGTCAGATTGCTCAGTTTCTATTTATCCGTTTTCATCCCAAGGAGCATTTGAGGTACAATCTTCTGGTACAATG GGTTCTGCTGAATTCAATATACCACACAAGGATACTGTATATATAGACAGCTCTATACTAGCTATGCCACCTCGTCAGTCCGGTGAAGAATTTCTTGAAGCTTATGAAGTTGTGTTGATATTGGATGATCGTGAGAATTTCGG GTATCGTTCAAGAAAAGTTGCTTCAAGAAAAGTTGCTGATAACATTCATTCACAGTTTAATGTACCTGTAGAG GTTAAACGTTTGCCTGTAGGCGATGGTATTTGGATCGCTCGTCATAGAAAACTTCTCACAGAGTATGTTCTCGATTTCATTGTTGAAAGGAAAAATGTTGCAGATTTAAGTAGCTCAATTAAAGACAACAGATACAAAGATCAGAAATCAAGGCTGCAG AAATGCGGACTAAGGAAGCTGATATATCTTGTTGAAGGTGATCCAAACGATTCAAAAGGATCAGTGGCAAGCATTAAAACAGC CTGCTTCACCACTGAGATTCTCGAAGGATTTGATGTTCTACGGACCAGTGGGTATACTGATACTGAAAATACATACGGCTATCTTACACTCTCGATAATTGAGTACTACAGCACAAATTTCTTAAATCTTGCTAAAAGTTCTCGTGTTTGCCCAACCTACGAGGAGTTTGGGGGAAAGTGTCGTGGCCTTCAGAAGAAAACAGTGAGCCAAATATTTGCACTTCAACTTATGCAG GTGCCACAAGTAACAGAGAAAGCTGCACTAGCTGTTGTAGAGTTCTATCCAACTCTTTTATCACTTGCACGGGCATACTTCATGCTT GAAGGTGATATCTGTGCCCAAGAGGAGATGTtgaagaacaagagcaagatGATAAACGCAGGGGCTAGCAGAAACATCTTCAAGCTTGTCTGGGGTGATGGATGCAATCTTCAGATCTAG
- the LOC133909582 gene encoding crossover junction endonuclease MUS81-like isoform X4 codes for MAPAVPMQHKVRLPENEELARSLHEKRLSMREQPGGLKENLDLTFAKAYRNVYAAKEPIRTLKEFSKVKGVGPWLIRCMKGFFAESRQDLSPTKGIVVGKKTRGPKCHLPKKNPAASGPPGKGPPTSFGLSDCSVSIYPFSSQGAFEVQSSGTMGSAEFNIPHKDTVYIDSSILAMPPRQSGEEFLEAYEVVLILDDRENFGKNVADLSSSIKDNRYKDQKSRLQKCGLRKLIYLVEGDPNDSKGSVASIKTACFTTEILEGFDVLRTSGYTDTENTYGYLTLSIIEYYSTNFLNLAKSSRVCPTYEEFGGKCRGLQKKTVSQIFALQLMQVPQVTEKAALAVVEFYPTLLSLARAYFMLEGDICAQEEMLKNKSKMINAGASRNIFKLVWGDGCNLQI; via the exons ATGGCGCCGGCGGTGCCGATGCAGCACAAGGTGCGCCTCCCGGAGAATGAGGAGCTCGCTCGTAGCCTCCACGAGAAGCGGCTGTCGATGAGGGAGCAGCCGGGCGGTTTGAAGGAGAATCTTGACCTCACGTTCGCCAAAGCCTACCGCAACGTCTACGCCGCCAAGGAGCCTATCCGAACTCTCAAGGAGTTCTCCAAAGTCAA GGGTGTGGGACCATGGCTCATACGATGTATGAAAGGGTTCTTCGCAGAGTCCAGACAGGATTTATCTCCTACAAAAGGTATTGTAGTAG GAAAGAAAACAAGAGGACCGAAGTGTCATCTACCAAAGAAAAACCCTGCTGCTTCTGGTCCTCCTG GCAAGGGGCCTCCTACTAGCTTTGGACTGTCAGATTGCTCAGTTTCTATTTATCCGTTTTCATCCCAAGGAGCATTTGAGGTACAATCTTCTGGTACAATG GGTTCTGCTGAATTCAATATACCACACAAGGATACTGTATATATAGACAGCTCTATACTAGCTATGCCACCTCGTCAGTCCGGTGAAGAATTTCTTGAAGCTTATGAAGTTGTGTTGATATTGGATGATCGTGAGAATTTCGG GAAAAATGTTGCAGATTTAAGTAGCTCAATTAAAGACAACAGATACAAAGATCAGAAATCAAGGCTGCAG AAATGCGGACTAAGGAAGCTGATATATCTTGTTGAAGGTGATCCAAACGATTCAAAAGGATCAGTGGCAAGCATTAAAACAGC CTGCTTCACCACTGAGATTCTCGAAGGATTTGATGTTCTACGGACCAGTGGGTATACTGATACTGAAAATACATACGGCTATCTTACACTCTCGATAATTGAGTACTACAGCACAAATTTCTTAAATCTTGCTAAAAGTTCTCGTGTTTGCCCAACCTACGAGGAGTTTGGGGGAAAGTGTCGTGGCCTTCAGAAGAAAACAGTGAGCCAAATATTTGCACTTCAACTTATGCAG GTGCCACAAGTAACAGAGAAAGCTGCACTAGCTGTTGTAGAGTTCTATCCAACTCTTTTATCACTTGCACGGGCATACTTCATGCTT GAAGGTGATATCTGTGCCCAAGAGGAGATGTtgaagaacaagagcaagatGATAAACGCAGGGGCTAGCAGAAACATCTTCAAGCTTGTCTGGGGTGATGGATGCAATCTTCAGATCTAG
- the LOC133909582 gene encoding crossover junction endonuclease MUS81-like isoform X3, giving the protein MAPAVPMQHKVRLPENEELARSLHEKRLSMREQPGGLKENLDLTFAKAYRNVYAAKEPIRTLKEFSKVKGVGPWLIRCMKGFFAESRQDLSPTKGIVVGKKTRGPKCHLPKKNPAASGPPGKGPPTSFGLSDCSVSIYPFSSQGAFEGSAEFNIPHKDTVYIDSSILAMPPRQSGEEFLEAYEVVLILDDRENFGYRSRKVASRKVADNIHSQFNVPVEVKRLPVGDGIWIARHRKLLTEYVLDFIVERKNVADLSSSIKDNRYKDQKSRLQKCGLRKLIYLVEGDPNDSKGSVASIKTACFTTEILEGFDVLRTSGYTDTENTYGYLTLSIIEYYSTNFLNLAKSSRVCPTYEEFGGKCRGLQKKTVSQIFALQLMQVPQVTEKAALAVVEFYPTLLSLARAYFMLEGDICAQEEMLKNKSKMINAGASRNIFKLVWGDGCNLQI; this is encoded by the exons ATGGCGCCGGCGGTGCCGATGCAGCACAAGGTGCGCCTCCCGGAGAATGAGGAGCTCGCTCGTAGCCTCCACGAGAAGCGGCTGTCGATGAGGGAGCAGCCGGGCGGTTTGAAGGAGAATCTTGACCTCACGTTCGCCAAAGCCTACCGCAACGTCTACGCCGCCAAGGAGCCTATCCGAACTCTCAAGGAGTTCTCCAAAGTCAA GGGTGTGGGACCATGGCTCATACGATGTATGAAAGGGTTCTTCGCAGAGTCCAGACAGGATTTATCTCCTACAAAAGGTATTGTAGTAG GAAAGAAAACAAGAGGACCGAAGTGTCATCTACCAAAGAAAAACCCTGCTGCTTCTGGTCCTCCTG GCAAGGGGCCTCCTACTAGCTTTGGACTGTCAGATTGCTCAGTTTCTATTTATCCGTTTTCATCCCAAGGAGCATTTGAG GGTTCTGCTGAATTCAATATACCACACAAGGATACTGTATATATAGACAGCTCTATACTAGCTATGCCACCTCGTCAGTCCGGTGAAGAATTTCTTGAAGCTTATGAAGTTGTGTTGATATTGGATGATCGTGAGAATTTCGG GTATCGTTCAAGAAAAGTTGCTTCAAGAAAAGTTGCTGATAACATTCATTCACAGTTTAATGTACCTGTAGAG GTTAAACGTTTGCCTGTAGGCGATGGTATTTGGATCGCTCGTCATAGAAAACTTCTCACAGAGTATGTTCTCGATTTCATTGTTGAAAGGAAAAATGTTGCAGATTTAAGTAGCTCAATTAAAGACAACAGATACAAAGATCAGAAATCAAGGCTGCAG AAATGCGGACTAAGGAAGCTGATATATCTTGTTGAAGGTGATCCAAACGATTCAAAAGGATCAGTGGCAAGCATTAAAACAGC CTGCTTCACCACTGAGATTCTCGAAGGATTTGATGTTCTACGGACCAGTGGGTATACTGATACTGAAAATACATACGGCTATCTTACACTCTCGATAATTGAGTACTACAGCACAAATTTCTTAAATCTTGCTAAAAGTTCTCGTGTTTGCCCAACCTACGAGGAGTTTGGGGGAAAGTGTCGTGGCCTTCAGAAGAAAACAGTGAGCCAAATATTTGCACTTCAACTTATGCAG GTGCCACAAGTAACAGAGAAAGCTGCACTAGCTGTTGTAGAGTTCTATCCAACTCTTTTATCACTTGCACGGGCATACTTCATGCTT GAAGGTGATATCTGTGCCCAAGAGGAGATGTtgaagaacaagagcaagatGATAAACGCAGGGGCTAGCAGAAACATCTTCAAGCTTGTCTGGGGTGATGGATGCAATCTTCAGATCTAG
- the LOC133909582 gene encoding crossover junction endonuclease MUS81-like isoform X2: protein MAPAVPMQHKVRLPENEELARSLHEKRLSMREQPGGLKENLDLTFAKAYRNVYAAKEPIRTLKEFSKVKGVGPWLIRCMKGFFAESRQDLSPTKGKKTRGPKCHLPKKNPAASGPPGKGPPTSFGLSDCSVSIYPFSSQGAFEVQSSGTMGSAEFNIPHKDTVYIDSSILAMPPRQSGEEFLEAYEVVLILDDRENFGYRSRKVASRKVADNIHSQFNVPVEVKRLPVGDGIWIARHRKLLTEYVLDFIVERKNVADLSSSIKDNRYKDQKSRLQKCGLRKLIYLVEGDPNDSKGSVASIKTACFTTEILEGFDVLRTSGYTDTENTYGYLTLSIIEYYSTNFLNLAKSSRVCPTYEEFGGKCRGLQKKTVSQIFALQLMQVPQVTEKAALAVVEFYPTLLSLARAYFMLEGDICAQEEMLKNKSKMINAGASRNIFKLVWGDGCNLQI, encoded by the exons ATGGCGCCGGCGGTGCCGATGCAGCACAAGGTGCGCCTCCCGGAGAATGAGGAGCTCGCTCGTAGCCTCCACGAGAAGCGGCTGTCGATGAGGGAGCAGCCGGGCGGTTTGAAGGAGAATCTTGACCTCACGTTCGCCAAAGCCTACCGCAACGTCTACGCCGCCAAGGAGCCTATCCGAACTCTCAAGGAGTTCTCCAAAGTCAA GGGTGTGGGACCATGGCTCATACGATGTATGAAAGGGTTCTTCGCAGAGTCCAGACAGGATTTATCTCCTACAAAAG GAAAGAAAACAAGAGGACCGAAGTGTCATCTACCAAAGAAAAACCCTGCTGCTTCTGGTCCTCCTG GCAAGGGGCCTCCTACTAGCTTTGGACTGTCAGATTGCTCAGTTTCTATTTATCCGTTTTCATCCCAAGGAGCATTTGAGGTACAATCTTCTGGTACAATG GGTTCTGCTGAATTCAATATACCACACAAGGATACTGTATATATAGACAGCTCTATACTAGCTATGCCACCTCGTCAGTCCGGTGAAGAATTTCTTGAAGCTTATGAAGTTGTGTTGATATTGGATGATCGTGAGAATTTCGG GTATCGTTCAAGAAAAGTTGCTTCAAGAAAAGTTGCTGATAACATTCATTCACAGTTTAATGTACCTGTAGAG GTTAAACGTTTGCCTGTAGGCGATGGTATTTGGATCGCTCGTCATAGAAAACTTCTCACAGAGTATGTTCTCGATTTCATTGTTGAAAGGAAAAATGTTGCAGATTTAAGTAGCTCAATTAAAGACAACAGATACAAAGATCAGAAATCAAGGCTGCAG AAATGCGGACTAAGGAAGCTGATATATCTTGTTGAAGGTGATCCAAACGATTCAAAAGGATCAGTGGCAAGCATTAAAACAGC CTGCTTCACCACTGAGATTCTCGAAGGATTTGATGTTCTACGGACCAGTGGGTATACTGATACTGAAAATACATACGGCTATCTTACACTCTCGATAATTGAGTACTACAGCACAAATTTCTTAAATCTTGCTAAAAGTTCTCGTGTTTGCCCAACCTACGAGGAGTTTGGGGGAAAGTGTCGTGGCCTTCAGAAGAAAACAGTGAGCCAAATATTTGCACTTCAACTTATGCAG GTGCCACAAGTAACAGAGAAAGCTGCACTAGCTGTTGTAGAGTTCTATCCAACTCTTTTATCACTTGCACGGGCATACTTCATGCTT GAAGGTGATATCTGTGCCCAAGAGGAGATGTtgaagaacaagagcaagatGATAAACGCAGGGGCTAGCAGAAACATCTTCAAGCTTGTCTGGGGTGATGGATGCAATCTTCAGATCTAG
- the LOC133909582 gene encoding crossover junction endonuclease MUS81-like isoform X5 produces MAPAVPMQHKVRLPENEELARSLHEKRLSMREQPGGLKENLDLTFAKAYRNVYAAKEPIRTLKEFSKVKGVGPWLIRCMKGFFAESRQDLSPTKGIVVGKKTRGPKCHLPKKNPAASGPPGKGPPTSFGLSDCSVSIYPFSSQGAFEVQSSGTMGSAEFNIPHKDTVYIDSSILAMPPRQSGEEFLEAYEVVLILDDRENFGYRSRKVASRKVADNIHSQFNVPVEVKRLPVGDGIWIARHRKLLTEYVLDFIVERKNVADLSSSIKDNRYKDQKSRLQKCGLRKLIYLVEGDPNDSKGSVASIKTACFTTEILEGFDVLRTRVWGKVSWPSEENSEPNICTSTYAGATSNRESCTSCCRVLSNSFITCTGILHA; encoded by the exons ATGGCGCCGGCGGTGCCGATGCAGCACAAGGTGCGCCTCCCGGAGAATGAGGAGCTCGCTCGTAGCCTCCACGAGAAGCGGCTGTCGATGAGGGAGCAGCCGGGCGGTTTGAAGGAGAATCTTGACCTCACGTTCGCCAAAGCCTACCGCAACGTCTACGCCGCCAAGGAGCCTATCCGAACTCTCAAGGAGTTCTCCAAAGTCAA GGGTGTGGGACCATGGCTCATACGATGTATGAAAGGGTTCTTCGCAGAGTCCAGACAGGATTTATCTCCTACAAAAGGTATTGTAGTAG GAAAGAAAACAAGAGGACCGAAGTGTCATCTACCAAAGAAAAACCCTGCTGCTTCTGGTCCTCCTG GCAAGGGGCCTCCTACTAGCTTTGGACTGTCAGATTGCTCAGTTTCTATTTATCCGTTTTCATCCCAAGGAGCATTTGAGGTACAATCTTCTGGTACAATG GGTTCTGCTGAATTCAATATACCACACAAGGATACTGTATATATAGACAGCTCTATACTAGCTATGCCACCTCGTCAGTCCGGTGAAGAATTTCTTGAAGCTTATGAAGTTGTGTTGATATTGGATGATCGTGAGAATTTCGG GTATCGTTCAAGAAAAGTTGCTTCAAGAAAAGTTGCTGATAACATTCATTCACAGTTTAATGTACCTGTAGAG GTTAAACGTTTGCCTGTAGGCGATGGTATTTGGATCGCTCGTCATAGAAAACTTCTCACAGAGTATGTTCTCGATTTCATTGTTGAAAGGAAAAATGTTGCAGATTTAAGTAGCTCAATTAAAGACAACAGATACAAAGATCAGAAATCAAGGCTGCAG AAATGCGGACTAAGGAAGCTGATATATCTTGTTGAAGGTGATCCAAACGATTCAAAAGGATCAGTGGCAAGCATTAAAACAGC CTGCTTCACCACTGAGATTCTCGAAGGATTTGATGTTCTACGGACCA GAGTTTGGGGGAAAGTGTCGTGGCCTTCAGAAGAAAACAGTGAGCCAAATATTTGCACTTCAACTTATGCAG GTGCCACAAGTAACAGAGAAAGCTGCACTAGCTGTTGTAGAGTTCTATCCAACTCTTTTATCACTTGCACGGGCATACTTCATGCTT GA
- the LOC133909584 gene encoding crossover junction endonuclease MUS81-like isoform X1, which translates to MRYHQPTPPTQTAEHPSNQLNGGLFLFPTPKPQTLAQPWSQIPIRPPLSTPSPKPSLMAPPSPKQPKPLPVPKQLKVNNPENDELARFFLEKWRSMMQEPGGLSENNYLTFANANRSLCAAKEPIRTLKDFSKIKGVGQWLTRCMKGFFAESSQELSPARDDTAGGNGKKTRGPKCYLPKKNTAAYAILITLLRAKISGKSFMLKQELIDAAEASGLSRDAVGPNKSKAKQSYGKDWYSGWSCMKTLLSKKLVNKWSNPAKYMLTEEGEGTAHDCLSRSGLGDSVGPLIITSAHNISVASHNSDHCTSPGVAETMSGPFMATCRSSTSKLVCGSSTKEQSSYNGQVQTTNYCAEGIIFCDSDSEEPYKKNSPLKGSEEFTERGGPPKLKTCIKGPTINCAPPDYSVSISHLSSQGIFEQQSSSTMGSAEFNVLDKDTAYMDNSILAMPPRQSNEKFREAYEVVFILDDREKFGSRSRKVADNIRSQINVPVEVKHLPVGDAIWIARHRKLRTEYVLDFIVERKEVSDLDGSITDNRYRDQKLRLKRCGLRKLIYLVEGDPNRSDAPERIKIACFTTEILEGFDVHRTSGYAETERTYGHLTHSIIEYYDTNFSTLANTARVCPTYDEFEARCHDLQKTTVSQIFALQLMQVPQVTEEAALAVIELYPTLISLVRAYSMLDGDTRAQEEMLKNKSKMVNAGASRNIFKLVWADG; encoded by the exons ATGAGATATCATCAACCAACCCCTCCAACTCAAACCGCAGAGCACCCCTCCAACCAACTCAATGGCGGGctcttcctcttccccaccCCGAAACCCCAAACCCTAGCTCAACCCTGGTCTCAAATCCCAATCCGGCCACCCCTCTCTACCCCAAGTCCCAAACCCTCTCTGAtggcgccgccgtcgccgaagCAGCCCAAGCCGCTGCCGGTGCCGAAGCAGCTGAAGGTGAACAACCCGGAGAACGACGAGTTGGCCCGCTTCTTTCTAGAGAAGTGGCGGTCGATGATGCAGGAGCCGGGCGGGCTCTCGGAGAATAATTACCTCACCTTTGCCAATGCCAACCGCAGCCTCTGCGCCGCCAAAGAGCCCATCCGAACCCTCAAGGACTTCTCGAAGATCAA GGGTGTTGGACAATGGCTTACACGTTGTATGAAAGGGTTCTTTGCGGAATCCAGCCAAGAGTTATCTCCTGCAAGAGATGATACAGCAGGAGGGAATG GAAAGAAAACAAGAGGACCAAAATGTTATTTGCCAAAGAAGAACACTGCTGCTTATGCGATACTGATCACACTCCTTAG GGCAAAGATTAGCGGGAAGAGTTTTATGCTGAAACAAGAGCTTATCGATGCTGCTGAAGCCAGTGGTCTGTCACGAGATGCAGTCGG TCCGAATAAAAGTAAAGCAAAACAGAGTTATGGGAAGGACTGGTACTCTGGCTGGAGCTGCATGAAGACATTATTGTCTAAAAAACTTGTCAACAAGTGGAGTAACCCAGCAAA GTATATGCTAACTGAAGAAGGGGAAGGCACTGCTCATGATTGTCTTTCACGGTCTGGATTAGGCGATTCTGTAGGACCTTTAATTATAACCAGTGCTCACAACATATCTGTTGCAAGTCATAATTCAGATCATTGCACGAGTCCTGGTGTTGCTGAAACAATGTCAGGGCCTTTTATGGCCACTTGTAGATCCAGCACATCTAAGCTTGTTTGCGGCAGTTCTACAAAAGAGCAGAGCAGTTACAATGGTCAAGTTCAAACTACT AACTACTGTGCTGAAGGAATTATTTTCTGCGATTCAGATTCAGAAGAACCATATAAAAAGAACAGTCCTCTGAAAG GTTCTGAAGAATTTACTGAGAGGGGTGGTCCGCCAAAATTGAAAACATGCA TCAAGGGGCCTACTATTAATTGTGCCCCGCCAGATTACTCAGTTTCTATTTCTCATCTATCATCCCAAGGAATATTCGAGCAGCAATCTTCTAGTACAATG GGTTCTGCCGAATTCAATGTGCTAGACAAGGATactgcttatatggacaattcTATACTAGCTATGCCACCTCGTCAATCCAATGAAAAATTCCGTGAAGCTTATGAAGTTGTGTTTATATTGGATGATCGTGAAAAATTCGG GTCTCGTTCAAGAAAAGTTGCTGATAACATTCGTTCACAGATAAATGTACCAGTAGAG GTTAAGCATTTACCTGTGGGAGATGCTATTTGGATTGCTCGTCATAGGAAACTTCGCACAGAGTATGTTCTTGATTTCATTGTTGAAAGGAAAGAGGTTTCGGATTTAGATGGCTCAATTACAGACAACAGATACAGAGATCAGAAATTAAGGCTGAAG AGATGCGGACTAAGGAAGCTGATATATCTTGTTGAAGGTGATCCAAACCGCTCAGATGCACCAGAGAGGATTAAAATAGC CTGTTTCACCACTGAGATTCTCGAAGGATTTGATGTTCATAGAACCAGTGGTTATGCTGAAACTGAAAGGACATATGGCCATCTTACACATTCAATAATTGAATACTACGATACAAACTTCTCAACCCTTGCTAATACTGCTCGTGTTTGCCCAACCTATGATGAGTTTGAGGCGAGGTGCCATGACCTTCAGAAGACAACTGTGAGCCAAATAT